The genomic segment TCACTTTTTGAATTTGATATGAGAAAACTCtattttattacaattttgtcataaaaaagataattttcgtgacaaaatttaatccatcacAATTACTTTTCGTGACAAAAAAGATATGCTGcaagttgaaaaaataaatttaataaaattatttttgtcattaaaattatttttgtcacaaaaaattgaatttcttgtgactaacatatttttgtcatatttttttataatattatattgtgacaaattatttttgttataaaaattattatttattgtgactaacaaattttgtaattacatcttatataattaaatattgggaaaaaaaattttgtgacaattattttatcatattatgtaagttgaattGACGCAAAAAATTTGGCATCAACTTcatgtgacaaaatttattttgacattataaattatctacatcactatattatgacaaaatattttgtcaaaatatagtttgtcacaactttactcattttttgaatttggcaTGAGAAAACTCTATTTTGTcagaaaaaagataattttcgtgataaaatttaatccatcacaattattttttgtgacaaaaaagATACGCTGcaagttgaaaaaataaatttaataaaattatttttatcacaaaaaattgaatttcttgtgacatacatatttttgtcatattttttttttataatattatgttgtgacaaactatttttgttataaaaattattacttattgtgactaaaaaattttgtaattacatcttatataattaatatattgtgacaattattttgtcatattatgtaagttgaattGGCGCAAAAAAATTGGCGCCAACTTCatgtgacaaaattttgtgacaaaaactattttgtcattataaattatctacatcattatattatgacaaaatatagtttgtcacaactttactcactttttcaatttagcatgaaaaaactctattttgtcacaattttgtcacaaaaaaaatacttttcgtgacaaaatttaatccattacaattatttttgttacaatatactaaatttcttgtagtgttgtTTTATGGTCCGATTGAGCTCAAATTTGGAGGGTATATTTGAGACTCATGATTCTAGGATTTAATGGTGGAGATCTAATTTGGAGGCAGGGATCCTTGGGAATCAAGCCATTTTCATATTGTCTTGTGGTTCAGTTCGTTATTCCCTAactcctttattattttattgatttgagATAAGTTTGATTCTATATTTTGTCTCTTGTGATTGTTAAGAGGATTTTGTAACCTAGATTTGATAATATTAGTAGAATTTTTTAGTGGACTTCGGTCTTGTGATTTTTATTCCTTACAGTGAGAGGATTTTCACGTAAATTGATTGTCtcctttatttttgtgattgCACTTGGTACTTGGTTGGGTACCTTGTTTCATTACAAGTTTTCACAAGTTAGGGATTGGATAAATTGATGCCAACAATTACTACTATCAAtcctttttttctctcaagCAAGCTATTAAGTGAGCTACTCCCTCTTAGTTTTAGAATTGAACATTATTTAGCCATCCATTCCAACTAATTTCATCATAATATAGTTGAGCTATGTTTGAGATAATGATTTCTTGAGAGCCGGTTTAAGAATATTTGTAATCCTAGATAAGAGTTATTTTGGTGgttctttaataatataaataaatattaaaagttatttaaaatttattttgtttgctTTTTGAGATTCAGactcactaattaaatttttgtattcaagtttaaaagaaaaatctttttcaattgataatatagacaaaagaaaaatatatgaaaacatAAGAGTTGaataactaattaaaaatatagattagagAGTGTACAGTTAGGTTTTTCAACTTAAAAAGTCAAcgatttacttttatttttttttctttaatgcccAAATCAATAAGGATTCTCCTTATGAAGTTTTCGTCGTCaaagaattattttatcaaattatcctCCTAAAATAACTCCACAttttactctctttttttttgttgcgttactaatttatactttattattcattacctaatattaaaaaataatatttaatttgagaaGTTACTGGCATTCTCGTCTAAATGACCCCTCACTATTCATTGGCTAACATTGAAAAATGATCCATAAATTTGGAGAGTTGCAAACCTCTTTGtctaacattgaaaaataatatgtgaaTTTTGGGAGTTGGAGAGCTTTCTCATCTAAATGACCTCTTACTATTCATTGCctaacattgaaaaataattcgTGAATTTGAGGAGTTGCGGGCCTCTTTGTCTAAatgaaacaataaaataaacatagtataaattcaaacaaaaactagtatgaaatagaattagtgattttatattttaaaaataaataaattttaaataattaattattagaattagtggcctatgccttgTGCCCGGCTTGGATTTCTTCTACTTAGAGAAGCTAATTTCACTACAATCTCATCACATTCTTTGCCTTTCAGGGAGGTTGTTAATGTTAAGGGTTACATGGTTACTTCTCCATGATTTTGAGTGGAGTTGTAGCTACACTGTTAGATACGGTCTTAATTATGTAGACTTCAAGAATGGATTGAAAAGATACCCAAAAGATTCAGTAGCTTACTAGTACAAAAAATTCCTCCTTAAATAGTTAGCAAGTTTGGAGATGCGAGTCTTGGTTTAGTGTGTCCAACATGGTCAATGATATATTAGCGCGCGCACATTTATAATAAGAGATGAAGATCCCTCATTGgcatcttcattttttttttcttagttcgTACAGTATCAATAATTGAATAACAGATTTCCAGTAATCGATTATGCTTGCCGTTTATTGTGATATCTTTCAAGTGAAGTAAGTGCGACAAAGTTTTATGGTTCCACTTGAGTAATGTTATGTTATATCTTTCAAGTAAAATTATGCTTGTCATACGGAGAAcgatagtttttttttctttaattgcatgtaattttgtcaatacgcttgattcaatttattgattatccaataaataaataaaagcctCACAAGGTATAAAGAAAAACCCTATTGCTCGAGCAGTCGAATGAATAATATAGTAGTGTCAATCTAATGGGTTGTGAGTTCGATCCTTATTTTGCGTAAGGGCTAAAGGCTCAACTTACGATTTATCTCCCTTGATGTAATTGAGGGCACGAGTATCAAGGGCCGCGTAAAGACGATCATCCCAATACAAAAGATGTCACTGTCCTagataaattaaacttaaattgaGGATGGatcaaaactaattaaattagtctgttaattaatttagttgattacaaatttacaatctGCTTCGGTTCAAGAGTGGCTTTgaataaattacaattattttaatcgtaatagatttttattttattttttttacttttaacaaAAAGAGAGAACCCTATTTTCTCTACAACTATGGGCTTCAAAATGCCCTTTGGTTCTTCTAGACTGGcctaaacttaattttattacaAATGCTCGAacgaaatatatattatttaattaattttttatatacgaACGaggcttaattaattattagtattTATAGAAGTACTAATTAACactatttttatgaaaatgccgCTGAATTATAGACTTCAACATCTCATCACTTCCTTTTACCAGCAATAAAGAGGGAGTACGtaggagaaggaaaaaaaaatgtaaagataAGTAAGAACACGCCACCATAACATTTTATTCCTCTTGCATTAAAGCAAAGTCTAAGAACTAAATAGGCATACAACCTTGAAAAATCTCAAGACGATTGAGAAGGAAGACTCAAACTAAGAGTACGTCTCCATCTTTATCAAacatgatgaaaaaaaaaaaaaatggtacaactttatgatttttatttgaggAGGAATTTCTTAAACCAATAAGCTGAATCTTTGGGATATCTCTTCTGGTTGTCGTTATAATCAACGTAATTGAGGCCAAATCTCAAGGTGTACCCACCGCTCCACTCGTATGTGTCGAGATAAGACCAGGCAAAGAAGCCTTTCACGTCAACACCCGAACTGCGAAAAATTCACGTCCAAGCACATAGTTTATTTTACAGTATTAAGACTGCTAGAGTTATAGCTTAGTTGTAGACAGTAATGTTTATGAGTTTGAAATTTCGAATTTGAGTGTTATGATTCTCAGTTATTTGTCCACTAGTTCCAAGTGGGATAATATTAgttactgaaaaaaaaaaaaaaaaaacctactaAAAAGGAGAATAAACTCACTAAATAGCTTGGAGGACCGCCAAAAGATGCTTGCGGTAGAATTCAATCCTTTGTGGGTCCTTGATACCCTCAGCAACAGTTTGATTGTTGAAATCACCTAACCCTGAAATTATCCAAgaacaaatataattatgaacAAGTAAACATTAACAAACTCCAATTTGGAAAGGTCGTGTGGTAAAAGTAATCATTTTTCTACCATTCTCCGTAATGTAAATGGTTGGATTCTTGTATCTTTCTTTGCCATAGATCAAAAGATCTGTAAGTCCACTTGGAACAGAGAAGAAACTGCTTACTCCAGTCTGCAAATTGATGTTTTCACCAAACCAATGAGATATTTATTGAGTTCATATCTTggatagaaaaaagaaagaaaagaaataaattgtcATAGTACTGTTGTCCACAACTTACTGGTTTGCCAATGGGGACACCATTTCGCTCAGCTGCAAAAGACATAAACTTTAGCAAAAAACAACAACCAAACATTTCTTTTTGTCAAAACCAATTGTATAAGGTTTTGTAGGAATTTACTTGTAAGTGTGGCACGGTTGTCAGTTACAGAGCTAAGGTTAACTTTGTTGGGAGTAGGATTATTAGCTGCATAATTTGCAGTGTAGTAGTTTAGTCCGATAAAGTCATAAGACCCTTTCACCAACGCAGCCTCCTTTGGAGAGAACTTTGGTAATCGTCTTGCTAGAATGGCACGCATGATCCGTGGGTATTCTCCATATACCAATGGACGAAGGAACCTGTGCCCAAGatatatgtagagagagaaagagaccaCTATGTCTTAGTTCATAGCCAAATACATGTACAGCACTTGCCCAAATATCAacaagttttttaattaaatttactcACCATCCATACATAAAATCGAGTGCCCTATAAGCTGCTTTTTTGTCTGTCACAGAATTGGAATACGGGATCATCCATTGAGACACAAGGGTGATCCCAATTTGTCCCTTTTGAATTGCCTGCATAGTAATTGTAGTCGAAAGTTGTAAGCtccctattaattaattaccggGTGTCATTTATCGCAATGGTAAATATCTCTTGCAAATCACCTGATATTTTTCCTTGTATAATTTCACTACTGTTGCATGGGCAAGAAGCAAATTGTGACCAACAGTGTAAGGCTCTGTTGCAGAATTTCCAGCAGAGCAATTGTTATTCTTGAATGCCGAGCATCGACCAGGTGCAAATCCACCCAAGTCATAACCGTTTACAATGTAAACATAGGGCTCATTGAAGGTGATCCAATGTTTTACTCTATCACCAAATTCCTTGAAGCAAAGCTCTGCAAAATCGCGATAATCATccctgtaaaaaaaaaaagaagggtacataaatattttgatgTACATGGCAAAATACATGCATAAAAAGTctgctattttctttttatttttcctcataTGGCCAAGCCCCTGTTCTAAGGATGGATTTTAAGAAAAAGCTAACTTCGGTTTGGTTCTATGGAGGAATTACTTACAAAAATTTGCGGCTTAGGAAGCCACCATATTCATCCTCTAGTGCCTGTGGAAGATCCCAGTGAAAGATTGTGACATAAGGTTGTACGCCT from the Diospyros lotus cultivar Yz01 unplaced genomic scaffold, ASM1463336v1 superscaf1, whole genome shotgun sequence genome contains:
- the LOC127793105 gene encoding beta-glucosidase 12-like codes for the protein MAMQIRYLLLCLIVLANSLAQFETVSAYFNRTSFPKDFVFGASSAAYQYEGAANEGGKGKSIWDTFAHEYPQKISDGSNGDVADDFYHRYKEDIQFMSEMGLDAFRLSISWPRVLPRGKLSGGVNKEGIAFYNKVINQLLAKGVQPYVTIFHWDLPQALEDEYGGFLSRKFLDDYRDFAELCFKEFGDRVKHWITFNEPYVYIVNGYDLGGFAPGRCSAFKNNNCSAGNSATEPYTVGHNLLLAHATVVKLYKEKYQAIQKGQIGITLVSQWMIPYSNSVTDKKAAYRALDFMYGWFLRPLVYGEYPRIMRAILARRLPKFSPKEAALVKGSYDFIGLNYYTANYAANNPTPNKVNLSSVTDNRATLTTERNGVPIGKPTGVSSFFSVPSGLTDLLIYGKERYKNPTIYITENGLGDFNNQTVAEGIKDPQRIEFYRKHLLAVLQAIYSGVDVKGFFAWSYLDTYEWSGGYTLRFGLNYVDYNDNQKRYPKDSAYWFKKFLLK